In Nitrospira sp., a genomic segment contains:
- the gcvP gene encoding aminomethyl-transferring glycine dehydrogenase, whose product MPDPHFLESNDTFVPRHIGPTESDIQAMLATLNLPSLDSLVEATVPTDIRVQGPLTIPSPRGEQEVLAELRATAGQNQVWRSLIGMGYYDCITPPVIQRNILENPGWYTQYTPYQAEIAQGRLEALVNFQTMVADLTGLPLANASLLDEATAAAEAMTMCAAISHAAGHERHKFFVSENCHPQTIAVVQTRAEPLGIVLQIGAIQSLDLSKGEFFGMLLQYPSTDGYVGDYSEFITRAHAAGVYVVVATDLLALTLLRSPGECGADVAVGSSQRFGVPLGFGGPHAAFMATKEEFRRQMPGRIIGVSKDVTGRLAYRLSLQTREQHIRREKATSNICTAQVLLAVMAGMYALYHGPAGLRKIAERIHGLTMVLAEGLRRHGCAIGLEPVFDTLRVPLSPGQSDTILSRARQQKINLRRYDDHSLGISLDEWSNLDEVRRLLAIFVGQNIPEEELRTLLESVDVRYPAGLARTSAYLTHPVFHRYHAEHELLRYIHRLQSRDLSLVHSMIPLGSCTMKLNATAEMIPVTWPEFGRLHPFAPADQTQGYQLLFRQLESWLADVTGFAGISLQPNAGSQGEYAGLMVIRAYHRHRGETQRDVCLIPVSAHGTNPASASMCGMTVVPVACDARGNVDLTDLEAKATLHRSRLAALMVTYPSTHGVFEEGIRRMCQIVHTHGGQVYMDGANMNAQVGLCRPADLGADVCHLNLHKTFCIPHGGGGPGMGPIGVASHLVSFMPGHPVTKLGGAQSIGPVSAAPYGSPSILTISWVYIALMGREGLTKATQVAILNANYMAKRLEKHYPVLYTGSRGFVAHEFILDLRPLKESSGVEAMDVAKRLMDYGFHAPTVSFPVAGTLMIEPTESEVKAELDRLCEALIAIRGEIQAVAEGRQPRAGNVLKNAPHTAVAVTASDWERSYSREEAAFPAPWVRENKFWPSVGRIDEAYGDRHLFCTCPPMDAVS is encoded by the coding sequence ATGCCAGACCCTCACTTTCTCGAATCGAACGACACCTTTGTGCCCCGCCATATTGGCCCGACGGAGTCCGATATCCAGGCAATGTTGGCGACATTGAACCTGCCGTCCTTGGATTCTCTGGTCGAAGCGACGGTGCCTACAGACATTCGCGTACAGGGCCCTCTGACGATCCCGTCCCCGCGCGGCGAACAGGAGGTGCTGGCAGAATTGCGCGCGACGGCCGGGCAGAATCAGGTCTGGCGCTCCCTGATCGGCATGGGCTACTACGATTGCATTACGCCGCCGGTGATCCAGCGTAACATTCTCGAGAATCCCGGTTGGTATACCCAATATACCCCGTATCAAGCCGAGATCGCGCAGGGGCGACTCGAAGCCTTAGTCAATTTTCAAACCATGGTCGCGGATTTGACCGGGTTGCCGCTGGCCAACGCCTCGCTGCTGGATGAAGCGACTGCCGCCGCCGAAGCGATGACCATGTGCGCGGCGATTTCACATGCCGCGGGACACGAGCGGCACAAGTTTTTCGTCTCTGAAAATTGTCATCCGCAAACCATTGCGGTGGTGCAAACGCGCGCCGAACCGTTGGGCATTGTTTTGCAGATCGGTGCGATACAGTCGTTGGATCTGTCGAAGGGGGAGTTCTTCGGGATGTTGCTCCAGTATCCCTCGACCGACGGGTATGTGGGGGACTACAGCGAATTCATCACGAGGGCGCATGCCGCGGGCGTGTATGTCGTCGTCGCGACGGATCTGCTCGCCTTGACCTTGCTGCGCTCCCCTGGGGAGTGCGGGGCGGATGTCGCGGTCGGCTCCAGTCAGCGGTTTGGTGTGCCGTTGGGATTCGGGGGGCCCCATGCCGCATTCATGGCGACCAAGGAAGAATTTCGTCGGCAAATGCCGGGTCGCATCATCGGTGTCTCAAAAGACGTCACGGGTCGTCTAGCCTATCGCCTGTCGCTCCAGACGAGAGAGCAGCATATCCGCCGCGAAAAGGCGACGAGCAATATTTGCACGGCGCAGGTGCTCCTGGCGGTGATGGCGGGCATGTATGCCCTCTACCATGGCCCCGCAGGACTGCGGAAGATTGCCGAACGCATCCACGGGTTGACGATGGTGTTGGCCGAGGGGTTGCGTCGGCACGGCTGTGCAATCGGGCTGGAGCCTGTGTTCGACACCCTTCGGGTTCCGTTGTCGCCTGGACAATCGGACACGATTCTGAGCCGGGCTCGGCAGCAGAAGATCAACCTCCGGCGCTATGATGACCACAGTCTGGGAATCTCGCTGGATGAGTGGAGCAATTTGGATGAAGTGCGCCGGCTCCTGGCGATTTTTGTCGGGCAGAATATTCCAGAAGAAGAGCTTCGGACGCTGCTGGAGTCTGTGGATGTTCGGTACCCCGCAGGACTGGCACGTACCAGTGCCTACCTCACCCACCCGGTGTTTCATCGGTATCATGCCGAACACGAGCTCCTGCGGTATATCCATCGTCTTCAATCCAGGGATCTGTCATTAGTGCATTCCATGATTCCCTTGGGGTCCTGCACGATGAAGCTGAACGCGACGGCGGAAATGATCCCGGTCACCTGGCCGGAGTTTGGGCGACTGCACCCCTTTGCCCCCGCCGATCAGACTCAAGGCTATCAACTGTTGTTCCGACAGCTGGAGTCCTGGCTGGCCGACGTGACCGGCTTCGCCGGGATCTCGTTGCAACCGAACGCGGGTTCACAGGGCGAATATGCAGGGCTCATGGTGATTCGCGCCTATCACCGCCATCGAGGCGAGACGCAACGCGATGTCTGCCTGATTCCCGTGTCGGCGCATGGCACCAACCCGGCCAGCGCGTCGATGTGCGGCATGACGGTTGTTCCGGTCGCCTGTGACGCGCGCGGCAATGTGGACCTGACCGATCTTGAGGCCAAGGCGACGCTCCATCGCAGCCGCCTTGCGGCGCTGATGGTCACCTACCCCTCCACACACGGGGTGTTCGAGGAGGGGATTCGCCGGATGTGCCAGATCGTGCATACCCATGGCGGGCAGGTGTACATGGATGGCGCCAACATGAACGCCCAGGTGGGGCTCTGTCGGCCGGCAGATCTGGGGGCCGACGTCTGTCACCTGAATCTGCATAAAACGTTTTGTATTCCTCATGGCGGCGGCGGACCTGGCATGGGGCCCATTGGAGTCGCCAGTCATCTCGTGTCGTTTATGCCTGGACATCCTGTGACCAAGTTGGGCGGGGCCCAGTCGATTGGGCCGGTGTCGGCCGCTCCCTACGGCAGCCCGAGCATCCTGACGATCTCGTGGGTGTACATCGCGCTGATGGGAAGAGAGGGGCTCACCAAGGCCACGCAGGTGGCCATTTTGAATGCGAACTATATGGCCAAACGGCTGGAGAAGCACTATCCGGTGCTCTACACCGGGTCCCGAGGATTTGTGGCGCATGAATTCATTCTCGATCTCCGGCCACTGAAAGAGAGCAGTGGCGTGGAGGCCATGGATGTGGCCAAGCGCCTGATGGACTATGGATTTCATGCCCCGACCGTGTCGTTCCCCGTGGCAGGGACATTGATGATTGAGCCGACCGAGAGCGAGGTCAAAGCGGAGCTCGATCGGTTGTGCGAAGCATTGATTGCGATCCGTGGTGAAATTCAGGCCGTCGCCGAAGGACGACAACCACGCGCGGGGAATGTGTTAAAGAACGCTCCGCACACGGCGGTGGCGGTCACTGCAAGCGATTGGGAACGGTCGTACTCTCGTGAGGAAGCGGCATTCCCGGCTCCGTGGGTCCGAGAGAACAAGTTTTGGCCGAGTGTGGGTCGGATCGATGAAGCGTATGGCGACCGCCACCTCTTTTGCACGTGTCCGCCGATGGATGCGGTGTCCTAG
- a CDS encoding FAD-binding protein, whose translation MITHDILIVGAGLAGMRAAVAVPPDVNVALLSKVHPVRSHSVAAQGGINAAIGVEDSWEAHAYDTAKGGLYLGDQDAIEAMCKEAPQDILELERMGVIFSRTPDGRIAQRPFGGAGYPRTCYAADRTGHALLHAMYEQLMKRRCKVYEEWYVTALLVEDERCCGVIAWDIVHGGLQVLRAKAVILATGGSGRVFSTSTNAVINTGDGMALAYRADIPLEDMEFVQFHPTTLKDTGILITEGARGEGGYLLNTLGERFMKRYAPEQMELATRSTVSLAIGQEIQEGRGVDGCVLLDLRHLGRTKILERLPQIRELAMEFAGLDPIETPIPIRPGAHYQMGGVKTNTWGETDLPGLFAAGECACVSVHGANRLGGNSLLETIVFGRRAGTRAADFIRDCHLPPIPATHLQRETQRVKTLLTNPGPERAWQIRDDLGKTMSLNLGIFRTKQSMQEAQHAIQALKARGQLMCVQDKGQIFNTDLIQALELQCLVEIAETIVVSALGREESRGAHYRADFPTRNDTTWLRHTRSRRQPDGPQLTYTPVTITRFPPG comes from the coding sequence ATGATCACGCATGACATCCTCATCGTCGGGGCAGGACTCGCTGGTATGCGGGCGGCCGTTGCGGTCCCGCCCGATGTCAATGTTGCACTCCTTTCAAAAGTTCATCCGGTCCGCAGTCATTCAGTCGCCGCACAAGGCGGAATCAATGCAGCCATCGGCGTAGAGGATTCATGGGAGGCGCACGCCTATGACACGGCCAAAGGCGGCCTGTATCTCGGCGACCAAGACGCCATCGAAGCCATGTGCAAGGAAGCCCCGCAAGACATTCTTGAGCTGGAGCGGATGGGGGTGATCTTCAGCCGCACACCTGATGGACGCATCGCGCAGCGACCATTCGGCGGAGCCGGATATCCACGCACCTGCTATGCCGCCGACCGCACCGGCCATGCCTTGCTGCACGCCATGTACGAGCAGTTGATGAAACGCCGCTGCAAGGTCTACGAAGAATGGTATGTGACGGCCTTGCTGGTCGAGGACGAACGGTGCTGCGGCGTAATCGCCTGGGACATCGTCCACGGCGGGTTGCAGGTGTTACGCGCCAAGGCCGTCATCCTGGCCACCGGGGGGAGCGGTCGCGTCTTTTCCACCAGTACCAACGCCGTGATTAACACCGGTGATGGCATGGCGCTCGCCTATCGGGCAGATATTCCGCTGGAAGATATGGAATTCGTCCAGTTCCATCCGACCACGTTGAAAGACACCGGCATTCTGATCACGGAGGGTGCGCGCGGGGAAGGTGGCTATCTTTTGAACACGCTCGGTGAGCGTTTCATGAAGCGGTATGCACCCGAGCAAATGGAACTGGCCACCCGTTCCACAGTATCGCTAGCCATCGGTCAGGAAATTCAGGAAGGGCGGGGCGTAGACGGCTGCGTGTTACTCGACCTCCGGCACCTGGGTCGCACCAAAATTCTGGAACGATTGCCCCAGATCAGAGAATTGGCCATGGAGTTTGCCGGTCTCGATCCGATCGAAACGCCCATCCCGATCCGCCCCGGCGCCCACTACCAAATGGGCGGCGTGAAAACCAATACCTGGGGGGAGACCGACCTTCCGGGGCTCTTTGCCGCCGGGGAATGTGCCTGTGTGAGTGTACACGGAGCCAACCGGCTGGGCGGCAATTCACTCCTGGAAACGATTGTCTTCGGTCGCCGGGCGGGCACGAGAGCGGCGGACTTCATCCGCGACTGCCACCTTCCCCCGATCCCTGCTACACATCTACAGCGTGAAACCCAACGCGTGAAGACCCTGCTGACCAATCCCGGCCCTGAGCGGGCCTGGCAAATCCGGGATGACCTCGGAAAAACCATGAGCCTCAACCTCGGCATCTTCCGCACCAAACAATCCATGCAGGAGGCGCAACACGCCATCCAGGCGCTCAAGGCACGCGGACAACTCATGTGCGTGCAGGACAAGGGGCAGATCTTCAATACCGACCTGATTCAAGCGCTGGAACTTCAATGCCTTGTGGAAATTGCCGAGACCATCGTCGTGAGCGCCTTGGGACGTGAAGAAAGCCGGGGAGCCCACTATCGAGCCGATTTCCCAACGCGAAACGATACAACCTGGCTTCGCCACACCCGAAGCCGTCGACAACCAGACGGGCCGCAGCTGACCTATACCCCGGTCACCATTACCCGATTTCCCCCTGGCTAA
- a CDS encoding ankyrin repeat domain-containing protein has translation MACLLNYVLLSAMGFWIFGQIKMIHDPYEVDALLLSPLILQANDWTPLHLASARGDLPLVTALLDDRTSVDPLNGNRRTPLYEASRRGQTEVVTLLLNRGANPNAKGKFGYTPLLAAAEEGHADTLAVLLNHGADHRAMCTCGDSALHRAVRRGHLAAAQTLLARGISVNRKTHGETALEIARRNEDQELIDLLRTHGGREFAQAKAYRAEGIAYQKKGQSDNALFAYAKALSLDPDDAETYYGRGTALLQKDEPDEALIAFEAAIRLNPTYFEAYHATASVYTVRRQWAQALALWDQFLARQPQHGRAHFERAVAKRAYGDSTGFLEDLQRACALGHEAAC, from the coding sequence ATGGCTTGCCTGTTGAACTACGTACTGCTCTCTGCGATGGGCTTCTGGATATTCGGCCAAATCAAAATGATTCATGATCCGTACGAGGTCGATGCACTTCTACTCTCACCGTTGATTTTGCAGGCCAATGACTGGACGCCGCTGCACCTTGCCTCGGCACGGGGCGACCTGCCTCTCGTCACCGCGCTGCTTGACGACAGGACCTCCGTCGACCCCCTCAACGGCAACCGTCGGACCCCGCTGTACGAAGCCTCGAGACGGGGACAGACGGAGGTCGTGACCCTCCTCTTGAATCGAGGTGCCAATCCCAACGCGAAGGGGAAATTCGGCTATACCCCGCTGTTGGCCGCAGCGGAAGAAGGACATGCCGACACACTCGCCGTGCTGCTGAACCATGGCGCAGACCACCGCGCCATGTGCACCTGTGGCGATTCAGCCCTGCACCGGGCGGTCAGAAGAGGTCACCTGGCAGCCGCACAAACTCTCCTTGCGCGTGGAATCTCCGTCAATCGAAAGACCCATGGCGAAACGGCGCTTGAAATTGCGCGACGCAACGAGGACCAGGAGTTGATCGACCTCCTACGCACACACGGTGGACGAGAGTTCGCTCAAGCGAAAGCCTATCGTGCCGAAGGTATCGCGTATCAGAAAAAGGGACAATCCGACAACGCGCTGTTTGCGTACGCCAAAGCCTTGAGTCTCGATCCGGACGATGCCGAAACCTACTATGGCCGCGGAACCGCCCTGCTCCAAAAGGATGAACCCGACGAAGCGCTTATCGCCTTTGAAGCCGCTATTCGCCTCAACCCCACATACTTCGAGGCCTATCACGCGACAGCCTCCGTCTATACCGTACGCCGGCAGTGGGCACAGGCCCTCGCCCTGTGGGATCAATTTCTCGCACGACAACCACAGCATGGCCGGGCGCATTTTGAACGGGCCGTCGCCAAACGAGCCTACGGCGACAGCACGGGATTTCTGGAAGACCTGCAGCGAGCCTGCGCCTTGGGACATGAGGCGGCCTGTTGA
- a CDS encoding DUF898 family protein, with amino-acid sequence MTTSAEQDETHTHALGITCHRCLTPYRIRDRRRLTNASRSTCPTCGARFAVVTPTLPLHTGQPPTPELIEALAPPAPVPTDHDAQNYATMHGAFRGSGGTLLGMQIVNVCLTILTLGVYHFWGKAKIRRYLFSHTAFGHDRFAYHGTGKELYQGFLKAMLVFGLPYFSLGAAHTFLELPRWIDLLSQALAGLVLFLYVPVAMVNARRYRCSRTSWRGIRFSFRGRTSEFLTLYFRGWGFTILTLGSYYPYFQTQRQAFLHAHTYFGNQRFGFTGHGSGLMFPFAVTLISTYIVLGVCGLALAFQLTNAGLTLLLIPFVLGPLWVWLLGQKQKYFWDHTTFGHARFSSDITWQNLFTLYLGNLGLLLVTLGWAWPWVTVRNARFFIGTLSLQGSVDLDRVLQDTTQSSVTGEGLSNLLDTGFDMDS; translated from the coding sequence ATGACTACCTCAGCCGAACAGGACGAGACACACACCCACGCGCTGGGGATCACCTGCCACCGTTGTCTGACCCCGTATCGAATCCGTGACCGACGCCGATTGACGAACGCCTCTCGCAGCACCTGTCCGACGTGCGGGGCTCGCTTTGCGGTCGTGACACCAACCCTGCCCCTCCATACGGGGCAGCCGCCGACTCCAGAACTCATCGAGGCACTCGCTCCGCCCGCTCCGGTTCCCACCGATCACGACGCACAGAACTATGCAACGATGCATGGCGCGTTTCGTGGCTCAGGCGGCACCTTGCTGGGTATGCAAATCGTAAACGTCTGCCTCACGATTCTCACCCTTGGGGTCTATCATTTCTGGGGAAAGGCGAAAATCCGGCGCTACCTGTTCAGCCACACGGCCTTTGGGCATGACCGCTTCGCCTACCACGGGACGGGAAAAGAGCTCTACCAGGGATTTCTCAAAGCCATGCTGGTGTTCGGCCTTCCCTATTTTTCGCTGGGAGCCGCACACACATTCCTGGAACTCCCTCGTTGGATCGACCTCTTGTCGCAAGCACTCGCTGGGCTGGTCCTGTTCCTCTATGTTCCAGTCGCCATGGTCAATGCTCGCCGCTACCGCTGTTCCCGCACGTCGTGGCGCGGCATTCGATTCTCGTTTCGAGGGCGCACCTCCGAATTCCTCACGCTCTACTTTCGCGGGTGGGGCTTCACGATCCTCACATTGGGCAGCTACTACCCGTACTTCCAGACTCAACGCCAGGCCTTTCTCCACGCACATACATATTTCGGCAATCAGCGGTTTGGATTCACCGGCCACGGCTCGGGCCTCATGTTCCCCTTCGCCGTCACCCTGATCTCCACCTACATCGTGCTGGGCGTATGCGGACTCGCCCTGGCGTTTCAATTGACGAATGCGGGGCTGACCCTGCTGTTGATCCCCTTCGTGCTCGGACCACTGTGGGTCTGGCTGTTGGGACAGAAGCAGAAATATTTCTGGGATCACACGACGTTCGGGCACGCCCGCTTCTCATCGGATATTACCTGGCAGAATCTCTTCACCCTCTATCTCGGCAACCTCGGGTTACTGCTGGTGACATTGGGATGGGCATGGCCCTGGGTCACCGTTCGTAACGCCCGCTTTTTCATTGGGACCCTGTCGTTGCAGGGCTCAGTGGATCTCGATCGCGTCCTGCAGGACACCACCCAGTCGTCAGTGACGGGAGAAGGCCTCTCGAACCTCCTCGACACCGGCTTCGATATGGATTCCTAG
- a CDS encoding M48 family metallopeptidase codes for MPTTRPAHYLDGRTATRHPVTLTVAPHALQIMMADGSSKHWPYDQIRQTQGAYRGEPVRLEFGPDPCEALVITAPAVLTDIHATAPDVARHLHNPAWRHARLRWTLGAALGVLLMTIGLYRWGIPGLAAAITPYVPVSWEESLGRQVVDRLAPTAQQCRDPERLRKLDRIAQALATTNPTSPYRITLTVVDNSTVNAFAAPGGQVVILRGLLEQTTSAEQLAGVLAHELQHVYLRHSTRAILEQTAGTLLLTAVSGDLSGGLAWGLQGAQTMGALHYSRSHEEEADIEGLRMMQAAHLDPTDMIAFYGTLQKSEQGHAGPPDFLSTHPDMGRRLATLRMLAGPPTTNARRLLPGEDWTDIRTLCRVQAAKRSSPDSADLP; via the coding sequence ATGCCGACCACCCGCCCCGCCCACTATCTCGATGGCCGCACCGCAACGCGGCATCCTGTAACCCTCACCGTAGCCCCTCACGCCTTGCAGATCATGATGGCGGACGGCAGCAGCAAGCACTGGCCCTACGACCAGATTCGCCAGACTCAGGGCGCCTATCGCGGCGAACCGGTCAGACTGGAGTTCGGGCCCGACCCCTGCGAGGCCCTTGTCATTACCGCACCGGCAGTACTGACCGACATTCATGCGACCGCTCCTGATGTCGCGCGACATCTCCACAACCCAGCTTGGCGGCACGCACGGTTGCGATGGACCCTGGGTGCCGCGCTGGGCGTACTACTCATGACGATCGGTCTGTACCGGTGGGGCATCCCCGGCCTTGCCGCAGCCATCACGCCATATGTTCCTGTCAGCTGGGAAGAATCATTGGGCCGTCAGGTTGTCGATCGTCTGGCACCAACGGCACAGCAATGCCGGGACCCCGAACGGCTACGAAAGTTAGACCGAATTGCGCAAGCATTGGCGACCACGAACCCGACATCCCCCTACCGAATCACGTTGACCGTCGTCGATAACTCCACCGTGAATGCCTTTGCCGCTCCCGGCGGCCAGGTCGTGATCCTGCGCGGCCTGCTGGAACAAACCACCAGCGCCGAACAACTCGCCGGTGTCCTGGCGCACGAACTCCAACACGTCTATTTACGCCACAGCACCAGAGCCATCCTTGAACAGACGGCCGGCACGCTGCTGCTGACGGCCGTGTCGGGAGACCTGTCCGGAGGGCTGGCCTGGGGACTGCAAGGCGCCCAGACGATGGGGGCACTCCACTACAGTCGCAGCCATGAGGAGGAGGCGGATATCGAAGGCCTGCGCATGATGCAAGCCGCCCATCTCGATCCTACCGACATGATTGCCTTTTACGGAACGTTGCAGAAGTCTGAGCAAGGCCATGCCGGACCGCCTGATTTTCTTTCGACCCACCCCGACATGGGCCGAAGGCTTGCGACCCTTCGCATGCTTGCCGGCCCGCCGACGACGAACGCGCGCCGGCTGCTTCCCGGCGAAGACTGGACGGACATTCGCACACTCTGCCGCGTACAGGCCGCCAAACGTTCCAGCCCGGATTCCGCCGACCTTCCCTGA
- a CDS encoding response regulator transcription factor, which yields MRVLVVEDETKVGSFIKRALEEESYAVDLCEDGAQGLDQALTGSYDLIMIDLMLPGLPGMEVLTRLRKEKIQTPVLILTAQSKVDQRVKGLDAGADDYLTKPFAIDELLARVRALLRRGTAESSGTLQIDDLILNPATREVTRGGQRIDLTVKEYALLEYFMRHAGRVLTRPMISDHVWNQDFDTFTNVIDVYVNYLRNKIDRGRARKLIHTIRGSGYMLKVD from the coding sequence ATGCGTGTTCTTGTCGTAGAAGATGAAACCAAGGTGGGCTCCTTCATCAAGCGAGCCCTGGAAGAAGAGAGTTATGCCGTCGACCTCTGCGAGGACGGCGCGCAGGGTCTCGACCAGGCTCTGACCGGCAGCTACGACCTCATCATGATCGATCTCATGCTGCCGGGCTTACCCGGTATGGAAGTGCTGACCCGCCTCCGCAAAGAAAAAATCCAGACACCCGTCTTGATCCTGACGGCGCAGTCGAAGGTGGACCAACGAGTCAAAGGGCTGGATGCGGGGGCGGATGACTACCTCACCAAACCATTCGCCATCGACGAATTGCTTGCCCGCGTCCGGGCTCTCTTGCGGCGCGGCACGGCCGAATCGTCCGGGACGCTCCAGATCGACGACCTCATCCTCAACCCCGCCACTCGGGAAGTCACCCGCGGAGGGCAGCGCATCGATCTCACCGTGAAAGAATATGCCCTCCTGGAATATTTCATGCGTCATGCCGGACGGGTGTTAACCCGCCCCATGATTTCCGACCATGTGTGGAATCAAGACTTCGATACATTCACCAACGTCATCGACGTCTACGTAAATTATTTGCGGAATAAAATCGATCGCGGGCGGGCGCGCAAGCTGATCCATACCATACGAGGGAGTGGGTATATGCTCAAGGTGGACTGA